The Sander lucioperca isolate FBNREF2018 chromosome 15, SLUC_FBN_1.2, whole genome shotgun sequence genome window below encodes:
- the heatr5b gene encoding HEAT repeat-containing protein 5B isoform X1 → MELAHSLLLNEDALAQITEAKRPVFIFEWLRFLDKVLVAANKVDVKEKQKKLVEQLTGLISSAPGPPTRKLLAKNLATLYSIGDTFTVFQTLDKCNEIIKSKDDTPAYLPTKLAAVACVGAFYDKMGRMLGSSFPDTINNLLKAVKSAESQGRGEILLSLQKVLCGLGGAAASCHRDIYKNARSLLTDRSMAVRCAVAKCLLELQNEAVFMWTTELENVATLCFKALEGSNYGVRVAVAKLLGTVMATALMPKQAAVMRQNVKRATLEEVLELMATGFLRGGSGFLKSGGEMLKGGGSVSREVRVGVTQAYVVFVTTLGGQWLERNFATFLSHVLDLVSHPRATQTHVEAVYSRRCVSFMLRATLGGLLGEKAQIAAGKEICQAISKQMRAVGKEDGGEISRFRALQKAVVNDISGENKAGAADVSASQHVMVCALKELGSLVQSLSATASPLIQEPSIGLLETVTSVLLHPSMAARLAAAWCLRCVAVALPYQLTPLLDRCAERINNLKSSPEAVSGYSFAMAALLGGVHQCPLGIPHSKGKLVVSIAEDLLRTAAQNSRLSLQRTQAGWLLLGALMTLGPSLVRYHLPKMLLLWRNVFPRSQKELEAEKARGDAFTWQVTLEGRAGALCAMRSFVAHCPELLTEDVIRRLMTPIECAMTMMSQVPAIIKVHGAHLKASAAMVRLRLYDILALLPPKTYEGSFNALLRELVAEFTLTDNSANTTTSLLRSLCHYDDSVLMGSWLQETDHKCIEDQLQPNSASGSGALEHDPSSIYLRVPVGEAIPGPLPLGVSVIDASVALFGVVFPHVSFKHRLQMLDHFAECIKQAKGVRQQAVQLNIFTAVLSALKGLAENKSTLGPEEVRKSALALVMGALDNPNPILRCAAGEALGRMAQVVGEATFIARMAQTSFDKLKSARDVVSRTGHSLALGCLHRYVGGIGSGQHLKTSVSILLALAQDGSSHEVQTWALHSLALIVDSSGPMYRGYVEPTLSLVLTLLLTVPPSHTEVHQCLGRCLGALITTVGPELQGNGATISTIRSSCLVGCAIMQDHSDSLVQAAAISCLQQLHMFAPRHVNLSSLVPCLCVHLCSSHLLLRRAAVACLRQLAQREAAEVCEYAMSLAKRAGDNTTINLNITETGLEGVLFGMLDRETDRKLCSDIHDTLGHMLSSLAVEKLSHWLKLCKDVLAATTDVAAVVVFEVEKDEEDSEKKDEMDDDTMFTGLGDDDKSKPSVAPRWVTRVFAADCLCRIILLCENDKAHFDLAAARSAQAKNPKGDQLVLHLSDLIRMAFMAATDHSHQLRMAGLQALEDIIKKFASVPEPEFPGHVILEQYQANVGAALRPAFSPDTPSDITAKACQVCSTWIGSGVVSDLNDLRRVHTLLVSSLDKVQAGKGSSSQLYSESATTMEKLAVLKAWAEVYVVAMKIKKEAQSKPSKPVRTADDDEDEEDLGANVLPPDSLITLVQPELPSLSRLWLAMLRDYALLTLPAEFSSQLPPDGGAFYTPETIDTARLHYRSSWAPVLHAVALWLSSTGFGAGEEELAPAVPQAASSTTKTFEESVKDRMHLMLGVSIEFLCFPRPEEPIEHVMSCLLALFTLLESPCFKIHIAEDQLLAVELLNVLHRLLLTRDPPAVQLQVTAVVQETIRAAQNHLQRQKASNGKEEEGEKDSQPSVGEGGDTGELVPGKSLVFAAMELLVFVLVRHLPQLNARVKESPSHVPHRPQRLPEESARLVANTVSILAELPSLCSPAGSMTILPTVLFLITGVLRETAVKTADNSVPVTVSAALQGIKTIITSPLARVESMQTQWTGLVRSSLASVLEHSQPDESRPDMDEVSMLTAITLFLLSASNELVGVTVLQKGCMDRFRNALKSSDPWVQARCYQLLLSVFQHSSRALSTPYIHALAPLMVEKLKAVERSRPGTAAELQAVQEGIRVLENLVGMGEEQNRVQLLALLVPTLVSYLLDENAISSAPQVSKGLHDFALQNLMRIGPLYPAAFKIVIGAAPELKIRLESAILANQASNRAKAAARQAQPTVQAAPTIKLKTSFF, encoded by the exons ATGGAGCTGGCTCACAGTCTACTGCTCAATGAAGATGCCTTGGCCCAGATCACTGAAGCAAAGAGGCCTGTCTTCATCTTCGAATGGCTCCGCTTCTTGGATAAAGTACTTGTGGCAGCAAATAAG GTGGATGTGAAGGAGAAGCAGAAGAAGCTGGTGGAACAGCTGACAGGACTGATCAGCAGTGCCCCTGGACCACCGACAAGAAAACTGCTGGCCAAAAACCTCGCTACGCTCTACAGCATCGGCGACACCTTCACTGTTTTCCAGACTCTGGATAAATGCAATGAGATCATCAAAAGCAAGGATGACACACCTGCGTACTTGCCAACAAAACT TGCTGCAGTGGCATGTGTTGGAGCTTTTTATGACAAGATGGGCAGGATGCTGGGCAGCTCTTTTCCAGACACCATTAATAATCTTTTGAAGGCGGTAAAGAGTGCAGAG TCTCAAGGCAGAGGAGAGATCCTTCTCAGCCTGCAGAAGGTGCTCTGTGGActtggaggagctgcagcttcATGTCACAGAGATATCTACAAGAATGCCCGCTCTCTACTCACAGACAGGTCCATGGCTGTACGCTGTGCAGTAGCAAAG TGCCTGTTGGAGCTGCAGAATGAGGCAGTATTCATGTGGACCACAGAACTGGAGAACGTGGCCACTTTGTGTTTCAAAGCCTTGGAAGGATCAAACTATGGTGTTCGGGTAGCAGTGGCCAAACTGCTTGGGACAGTCATGGCCACCGCCCTGATGCCCAAACAAGCAGCTG TGATGCGTCAGAACGTGAAGCGAGCCACTCTGGAGGAGGTGCTGGAGCTAATGGCCACAGGCTTTCTGCGTGGAGGATCCGGCTTCCTGAAGAGCGGAGGGGAAATGTTGAAGGGGGGAGGCTCTGTCAGCAGGGAGGTGCGAGTGGGCGTCACACAG GCCTATGTTGTGTTTGTGACTACACTTGGTGGTCAGTGGCTGGAGCGCAACTTTGCGACGTTCCTGTCCCACGTTCTGGACCTAGTGTCTCACCCACGAGCCACGCAGACACATGTTGAGGCTGTGTACTCACGCCGCTGTGTCTCTTTCATGCTACGTGCCACCCTGGGGGGCTTACTTGGAGAGAAAGCACAAATTGCAGCCGGCAAAGAAATCTGCCAAGCCATCAGCAAGCAAATGAGGGCTGTGGGTAAGGAGGATGGGGGGGAAATATCACGGTTCAGAGCATTACAGA AGGCAGTTGTGAATGACATCAGTGGAGAGAACAAAGCAGGGGCAGCGGATGTCTCTGCCAGTCAGCATGTCATGGTGTGTGCCCTAAAAGAGCTGGGCAGCCTGGTTCAGAGCTTGAGTGCCACAGCTTCACCACTTATCCAGGAGCCCTCTATAG GACTCCTTGAAACTGTGACCTCAGTGCTGCTGCACCCAAGCATGGCAGCTCGTTTAGCTGCTGCATGGTGCTTGCGCTGTGTTGCCGTGGCGCTGCCCTATCAGTTGACCCCACTGCTGGACCGCTGTGCGGAGAGAATCAACAACCTGAAGAGTTCACCGGAGGCGGTGAGCGGCTACAGCTTTGCGATGGCTGCTCTGCTGGGGGGCGTACACCAATGTCCACTGGGTATCCCCCACTCCAAGGGCAAG TTGGTGGTGAGTATAGCTGAAGACCTCCTGAGGACCGCTGCTCAGAATAGTCGACTGTCCCTGCAGCGCACACAGGCTGGATGGCTGCTGCTGGGAGCCCTCATGACTCTAG GTCCCTCCTTAGTGCGCTATCACCTTCCCAAGATGCTTCTGCTCTGGAGAAACGTGTTTCCTCGCTCCCAGAAGGAGCTTGAGGCGGAAAAGGCCAGAGGAGACGCCTTCACTTGGCAGGTCACCCTGGAGGGCCGAGCTGGAGCACTGTGTG CCATGCGTAGCTTTGTGGCCCACTGTCCCGAGCTGCTTACAGAAGATGTGATCCGTAGACTGATGACTCCCATTGAATGTGCCATGACCATGATGTCTCA AGTCCCTGCTATCATTAAGGTCCATGGTGCTCACCTGAAAGCAAGTGCAGCGATGGTGAGGCTCCGGTTGTACGACATCCTGGCTCTGTTGCCTCCCAAGACCTATGAAG GCAGCTTCAACGCCCTCCTGAGGGAACTGGTTGCAGAGTTCACTTTGACTGACAACTCGGCCAACACTACCACCTCCTTGCTGCGCTCTCTCTGTCACTATGACGACAGTGTTCTCATGGGTTCCTGGCTACAGGAGACTGACCACAAGTGCATAGAGGATCAA CTGCAGCCCAACAGTGCGTCTGGCAGCGGAGCTCTGGAACACGATCCCTCCTCAATCTACCTGCGTGTTCCAGTAGGCGAGGCCATCCCAGGGCCTCTCCCATTGGGTGTGTCTGTCATCGACGCTTCGGTGGCTCTGTTCGGTGTGGTTTTTCCCCACGTCTCCTTCAAACACAG GCTACAGATGCTGGATCACTTTGCAGAGTGCATAAAGCAGGCTAAGGGAGTTCGACAGCAGGCCGTCCAACTGAACATCTTTACTGCAGTGCTCAGTGCCCTCAAG GGTTTGGCTGAGAACAAGAGTACTTTGGGTCCTGAGGAGGTGCGTAAGTCGGCCCTGGCTCTGGTGATGGGAGCGTTGGACAATCCCAACCCCATCCTCCGCTGTGCTGCTGGAGAGGCCCTGGGCAGGATGGCTCAGGTGGTGGGAGAGGCTACCTTCATTGCCAGAATGGCACAGACCAGCTTTGATAA ACTGAAGTCGGCCCGTGATGTAGTATCGAGGACGGGCCATTCCCTGGCTCTCGGCTGTCTGCATCGATATGTTGGAGGAATTGGCTCAGGCCAACACTTAAAGACCAGTGTCAGCATCTTATTGGCTCTGGCCCAGGATGGGTCCTCTCATGAGGTCCAG ACATGGGCTCTGCACTCTCTGGCTCTGATTGTGGATTCCAGTGgtcccatgtacagaggctacGTGGAGCCTACGCTGTCCCTGGTACTCACCCTGCTCCTCACTGTGCCACCGTCTCACACAGAGGTGCACCAGTGTTTGGGCCGCTGCCTGGGAGCCCTCATCACCACTGTGGGACCAGAATTGCAGG GAAATGGAGCCACTATCTCCACCATCCGCTCATCCTGCCTGGTTGGTTGTGCCATAATGCAGGACCACTCTGATTCCCTTGTGCAGGCAGCTGCCATCTCATGTTTGCAGCAGCTGCACATGTTCGCTCCACGTCATGTCAACCTGTCCAGCCTGGTGCCCTGCCTATGT GTGCACCTATGCAGCTCTCACCTGTTGCTGCGCCGAGCTGCCGTGGCCTGCCTGAGACAGCTCGCTCAGAGAGAGGCTGCAGAGGTCTGTGAGTATGCCATGAGCCTGGCGAAGAGAGCAGGAGACAACACTACAATCA ATCTAAACATCACGGAGACCGGTCTGGAGGGCGTTTTGTTTGGCATGCTGGATcgggagacagacaggaagctgTGTTCTGATATCCACGATACACTGGGCCACATGCTGTCATCTCTTGCTGTGGAAAAGCTttcacattggctgaaactctGCAAGGATGTCCTGGCAGCAACTACAG ATGTAGCAGCAGTCGTTGTATTCGAGGTGGAAAAGGATGAGGAAGACTCTGAGAAAAAAGACGAGATGGACGATGACACCATGTTCACAGGCCTGGGCGATGATGACAAGTCCAAGCCCTCTGTGGCGCCGCGCTGGGTGACGCGGGTATTTGCCGCGGACTGCTTGTGCCGCATCATCCTGCTGTGTGAGAATGACAAGGCACACTTTGACCTAGCAGCTGCCCGCTCTGCACAAGCCAAAAACCCCAAAG GAGATCAGTTGGTGCTCCATTTGTCTGACCTCATCCGCATGGCCTTCATGGCTGCCACGGACCACAGTCACCAGCTGAGGATGGCCGGCCTGCAGGCCCTAGAGGACATCATTAAAAAGTTTGCGTCCGTACCAGAACCTGAGTTCCCAGGACATGTTATCCTGGAGCAATACCAGGCCAAT GTCGGAGCTGCCCTCAGACCTGCATTTTCACCTGATACACCATCTGACATCACAGCTAAGGCATGCCAG GTGTGTAGTACGTGGATTGGTAGTGGCGTAGTCAGTGACCTCAATGACCTGCGGCGAGTCCACACCCTGCTTGTGTCGTCGCTGGACAAGGTGCAGGCTGGGAAAGGCTCATCCAGTCAGCTGTACAGCGAGAGTGCCACCACGATGGAGAAACTGGCCGTGCTAAAGGCATGGGCTGAG GTATATGTGGTAGCAATGAAGATCAAGAAAGAGGCCCAGTCTAAGCCTTCCAAACCAGTCCGAACTGCAGACGAcgatgaggatgaggaggatctGGGCGCCAACGTGCTTCCACCTGACAGCCTCATCACTCTGGTGCAGCCAGAGCTGCCCTCGCTGAGCCGCCTGTGGCTGGCCATGCTGCGAGACTACGCTCTGCTCACTCTGCCTGCCGAGTTTTCCAGTCAGCTGCCCCCTGACG GTGGAGCGTTTTATACTCCAGAGACTATAGACACAGCAAGGCTCCACTATCGCAGTTCGTGGGCCCCCGTCCTGCATGCTGTGGCGCTGTGGCTGAGCAGCACTGGGTTCGGAGCTGGTGAAGAGGAGCTGGCTCCTGCCGTCCCTCAAGCAGCCTCCTCCACCACAAAAACCTTTGAGGAGTCGGTCAAAGACAGGATGCATCTAATGTTGG GTGTCAGTATAGAGTTTCTCTGCTTCCCGCGGCCCGAGGAGCCCATTGAACATGTGATGTCATGCCTGCTCGCCCTATTCACTCTGCTGGAATCTCCATGTTTTAAGATCCATATCGCAGAGGACCAG CTGTTGGCAGTGGAGCTCCTGAACGTGCTCCACAGGCTGCTGTTGACCCGGGATCCTCCTGCTGTACAGCTCCAGGTCACTGCTGTCGTACAGGAGACCATCAGGGCTGCACAGAACCATCTGCAGCGACAAAAGGCCAGCAATG GCAAAGAGGAAGAAGGCGAGAAAGACTCTCAGCCCAGCGTAGGGGAAGGAGGAGACACAGGGGAGCTTGTCCCCGGCAAGTCTCTGGTGTTTGCAGCCATGGAACTGCTCGTGTTCGTCCTGGTCCGCCACTTACCACAGCTCAATGCACGTGTGAAGGAGTCACCCAGCCATGTGCCACACAGGCCTCAGCGACTACCTGAAGAAAGTGCTCGCCTGGTGGCAAACACAGTCTCCATCCTGGCAGAACTGCCCTCACTCTGCTCTCCTGCTG GAAGCATGACCATCCTACCCACGGTGCTCTTCCTAATCACGGGGGTGCTGAGGGAAACGGCAGTTAAGACTGCTGACAACTCGGTGCCTGTGACTGTGTCAGCTGCGCTGCAGGGCATCAAGACCATAATCACCTCCCCACTGGCCCGGGTGGAGAGCATGCAGACACAGTGGACTGGCCTTGTGAGGAGCAGCCTGGCGTCTGTACTTGAGCACTCACAACCAG ATGAGTCCAGACCTGACATGGATGAAGTCAGTATGTTAACAGCAATCACACTCTTCCTGCTGTCTGCCAGCAATGAACTTGTAGGAGTAACCGTCCTGCAGAAGGGCTGCATGGACCGCTTCCGAAATGCCCTCAAGTCTAGTGATCCCTGG GTTCAGGCACGGTGTTACCAGCTGCTGTTGTCAGTGTTTCAGCACTCAAGCCGTGCCCTGTCTACTCCGTACATCCACGCTCTGGCTCCACTCATGGTGGAGAAGCTGAAAGCAGTGGAGCGCAGTCGGCCTGGGACAGCTGCCGAGCTGCAGGCTGTACAGGAGGGCATCAGGGTCCTAGAGAATCTGGTCGGCATGGGTGAAGAGCAGAACC GGGTGCAGTTGCTGGCTCTTCTTGTACCAACTCTCGTCTCCTACCTTTTGGATGAAAATGCCATCTCCTCTGCGCCCCAAGTCTCCAAAGGCCTGCATGATTTTGCCCTTCAGAACTTAATGCGGATTGGCCCCCTCTATCCAGCTGCCTTCAAGATAGTGATTGGTGCAGCACCTGAGCTCAAAATCCGTTTGGAATCTGCTATACTGGCCAACCAAGCCAGCAACAGAGCCAAAGCTGCAGCCAGGCAAGCTCAGCCGACTGTACAAGCTGCACCAACCATCAAACTCAAGACGAGCTTCTTCTGA